A region of Necator americanus strain Aroian chromosome I, whole genome shotgun sequence DNA encodes the following proteins:
- a CDS encoding hypothetical protein (NECATOR_CHRI.G1874.T1) has protein sequence MTRTGWLKHHSALHNRPLGRLVDNRLKEMRKIRGALRLKEVTVEFSYVPTTENPADAGAQGLTKSSRIIHGGQIPQSYVNQLTRGPHQHAPCTKSH, from the coding sequence ATGACCCGCACTGGCTGGCTAAAACATCACTCAGCGCTACACAACCGACCTCTCGGACGATTGGTCGATAATCGTCTCAAGGAGATGCGGAAGATCAGAGGAGCTCTACGTTTGAAAGAGGTGACAGTCGAATTCAGCTATGTCCCGACCACAGAAAATCCAGCCGATGCTGGTGCCCAGGGATTGACCAAGAGCTCCAGGATAATACATGGTGGGCAAATCCCCCAGTCCTACGTTAACCAGTTGACTCGCGGACCTCACCAACATGCACCGTGTACAAAAAGCCACTAA
- a CDS encoding hypothetical protein (NECATOR_CHRI.G1875.T1), translated as MHICATSTRIDINDGQVQTSVNTIEDNHLKLEVNAFGVGARVAQLISTNTSNKYSTTRLAEAVSSYSRILRYRWGGIHNRQLERLADNRLKEIRNIIGALRSEDVTVEFRYVPTTENPANAGTRGLTKSSRIIQDKSKFLR; from the coding sequence ATGCACATATGTGCTACTTCAACACGAATCGACATTAATGATGGCCAGGTGCAAACTTCCGTCAATACGATTGAAGACAACCATCTTAAACTCGAAGTGAACGCATTCGGAGTAGGAGCCAGAGTTGCACAATTAATTTCCACTAACACAAGCAATAAATACTCAACTACCAGACTCGCTGAAGCGGTATCTTCATATTCTCGGATTCTCAGATACCGCTGGGGCGGTATACACAACCGACAACTCGAAAGACTAGCGGATAATCGTCTGAAGGAGATCCGGAACATCATAGGAGCACTACGTTCGGAAGACGTGACAGTCGAATTCCGCTATGTCCCGACCACAGAAAATCCAGCCAATGCTGGTACTCGAGGATTGACCAAGAGTTCCAGGATAATCCAGGACAAATCTAAATTTCTACGTTAG